GCAAGCTGGCAAATTTTAATATCTTACGTTTGTCCAGATCCAAAAGTACATTCACTGCACCGTTGCATAGATTGCATACTCCATCAAATAGTACGATCGGTTCTGTAAATTCTGTCAAAATCCACCTTCTTCTTTTTATTTAGACAGCGTAGAAGTCTTGTTATTCAAATAAAACCCTTACCTCAGTTCTTTTTGAAACCAGATAAAGCAGATTTCAATTTTTCATACCAGGCACCTTTCTTTTTCAAGAAAATTGCAGGAGAGCCAAGTGGGGCTGGTGTTTCTATCCAAACTCCTCCCTGGAAAGTTTTACCTGTCCATACATGTTCCCACTCTCCCTTAGGTAGATATCCTTTTACTGTATCTTCTCCTTTTTCTAAGACTGGAATGACGAGTAGATCCTCTCCAAGTAAAAATTGGTTTTGTAAGTCTCTTGTATTACCATCTTCCGGATAAGAAAGATAGAGCGGTCGTAGCAGTGGAAGTCCTAATTCGGAAGCTTCTTTATTTAGAAATTTAAAATATTCTTTTAATGCAAGATGCATCTGCCCGTATCTTGCAAATTCTTTTATCGTATAGGAATCTGAGTATGGTTGGTGATTTTTTGCAGGCCGGTTCCCTTCGTGAGTCCTAAAAATTGGAGTGAATACATTCAATTCCGCCCAACGTAGAAACAATTCCTTGGATCTAAAATAATCTTTGATCGGACTTGGGATCGTGGTATATCCGCCTATATCGCTATGATTTAAACTGAGTCCAGACATCCCTCCGCTTAATATTCCGATCAAAGAAGATACGATCCCATCATGTCTTCCCCAACTTACCATCTGGTCGCCTGCCCAAAAGGATGTGGAATATTTATTGGAATAACTGTAACCTGCTCTCGTAAAAAATACGATCTGTCCTTCTTTTCCTGCTTCTTGGATGGCCTCTCTGTTTAGTTTTGCCCATTCTACGGGATAACGGTTATGGTAAATCTCTGCGGATTCTTTAGAGAACAATACAGCGTCCGTTGGCAACCATTCTCCAAAATCGGCCATCCAACCGGAGAGTCCGTTACCTATCAGATTTTGTTTGATGATATTTTTGATCCAAGTCTGAGTTCTCGGATTTGTAAGATCAAGTAGTCCGGCAGGAAATCCTGCGGTTTGTACTATATAATCTTTTCCTTCTTTATCTTTTACCAAATAATGATTTTTGACCGCTTCTTCGAATAAAGGACCTTCAGTAGCGAGCATAGGATTGATATATCCTAAAACATGAATATTCTTTTGGTTTAATTCTTTTACAAAGTTTTTGAAATCCGGGTAACGATCCTCGTCCGGAAACCATTTCCACCAGAGCTGGGAACCGAATACTGTTTTTCTTTGTCCCACCCAGTCTTGGATCCAAAGAGCGCTGATCGGATTTCCGGCAAGTTTTGCTTCTTCTATCTTTTCCAAAACGATCGATTTTCCGCCTTGGATCCCAAACCAGGTTCCATATGCCCAATCAGGTAAATTGGGGAATTTTCCCGTATGAGAAGTGTATAATTTCAGGATTTCTTTAGGACTTGCAGCCTTCCAAGATTTAACGTTAAGTCCTCTTTCTCTGAACTCTATGGAAATTTCGGAATCTTCTTCGAAATCGAAAACGGAATAAGAACTATTCTCGAAGAAGAATGCTCTGTTGCGAGACGTGAGAAAAAATGGAATAGGTGTATAAGTGCTATATTCGTTTCCCCCCGCACCTTCCAATAATTCCGCTCCCCAGGTAATCGGTTGGTCTCCCCTTCCCACTCCCTGTTCTTCAGAGAACAAGAATGGTTTTTTTCCTTTTAGATTCAGGTGGGAGAATTGTTCTCCGAGTCCGTAAATACTTTCTGATTCGTCCGATTTGAATTTGATATATGTGCGGTTCAATTCCGGATTTGTAATTTCTACCTTCCAGTCTAATCCCGAATTGGATGAAGAAACAAATCGGATCGTATATTCTGTTTCACAATTTTTTCCTGTGAGTTTTCCTTTAACGAGCAACTCACCGGATCCTAATCCAAGACTTTCAATCGTTTGGGATCCGCATTCTAATAGGATTTTGTCTTTGATCTTGAAAGTTGCCTTTCTATAATTTACGATCTGTTCTCCTTTTGCGGAGGAAAGAAATGGATTTTGGAAGGAAAATTCTAATATTCTGCCTTTAGATGTGATGAACGAGAGTTCAGTCGGCAGGAGCACCGCTTTGACCCCGTTTCCAAGATTGAATTCCTGAGGAGGAATAGAAAACGGAGAGATCTTTTCAAACCTGGATCCGCAATTTAATAAAAATGTAAATAGTACGCCGGTAATAAAAAAGAACCTCATCGTTATTCCTCTTAGAAACTAACGAGAGGTTCTTTTAAAAGCTTAAGAAGTCTTTCTTTTTTTAACTTTTTCTGTCGATTCCACCCACTCTTGGGGCAGAAGCTCCTGCACTAGCCTGGCCATATATATTCGCGGCTTGTTTAGGTAGATTGGATTTTCTCCATTCGAACCAAGAGCCAACATACACGTTCACATCGTTGTATCCTACTTCTTTGAGCATCATAGCAAGCAAGGAGGATCTTGCTCCGTTATAATCATAGATAACTGTGGTCCTTTCCGGCATGAAAGGGAAACCTCTTAACTTTTTATTGAAGAAGGTTTTATCCACGAGCTCACCGCTTGCGTCATACAACATTCTCCAATCCCAGAGGAACGCGCCTGGCAATCTTCCGCATAGACTTCCCGGCTCGGGAGCAGTCAAACGAGGAAGTTTTCCATCATATTCTTCCGGTGTGCGAGTGTCGAAAATTTGGAGTCTAGTTAAGTTCTTTTCTAAGAATGCTTTGTCTATCACTCCTTCTAACTTGCGGATCTTGGAAGCAGGGCCGCAATCCAGTTCTTTGGAACCTTTTTCTTTGGCTCCATCTACTGGCCAGCGTTGTCCGATCAAGAATGCATTTTGAAAACCTGCTGCTCTTAAAAGGAAAACGAGTCTGGATGCGAACATCCCCATTCCCTCGTCAAAGACCAGTATCCTGGACTTCTCTTCTTTTTTAGCGAGAGCAAGTATCTCCTCGATCGGACCCAATAATTTTTTGGAAGAGTCCGGATCGGAAGCAAAAGCCTTTTTGACAAATGGAAAATAATACGCACCCTTTAAGGTGGATTCCTGATATTGTGCTTGGGAGCGACAATCGATGAATAAGTCCTGCTTTTCGTTCAGGTCGGTTTTAAGGAAACTCCAGTGAGACAAGATGAATACCGTTATATTTTTTACTCTTAGTTTTAACCATATTCCAGAGTCCCGTTTCAGAGTTTAACTTTTTTTTGGTATTCCTGGAATTTCGGGACATAATCCTAAGAATTCTACGGAAATTCCTCTTCTATTTTAAGATCTGTAAAATCCGCTTTTTCCCGAACCGATAATAATTAGGAATGTTTTCCTCGATGCAGAATATTTTCCATTTAAGAACGAAAAGACTCCTTCTTTCTTTTACAAGCCTGGGAGTTTTATTATTTTTTTCCGTTTTTATTCCGGAATCAGTAAGTTTCGCAGAAGAACCGCAAACCCAAAAGGCAAATTCCAGGATCGGAGACTTTGCTGAGAAAGAATTTCAGGAAGGCTACCGAAAATATTCCAAAGAGAAGGATGCAAGACCCCTGAAAGAATGGTTCAAACAACATGGAACCGTTCATTTCGGTGAATGTAAGTTTAGATCTCTTCCTGAAACCGAGGAAATACAGTATCTTGCCCTGGACTGTCCCGGAAAAAAACTAAACGGTTTCTTTTATTCGGGAGAAGAAAGATTACGTTCGCCGGAAAGAATAGATTCTTTCAAAGTGAAGGGTCCGGTTAAGTTGGGTAAAGCTGTTTATTGGGAACTTGAATTTTCCGCAGAAAATTTAAAAGCTGCAAGTTCCAAACCGATTCCAGGCGGGAAATCCAATCCGGAAACGAAACTTGTAGAAAAAGCTTCCACTGTGAATTTTGGTCTGCAATATTTTTTAAGCATCGCAAAACATCCGATAGATCGTCCCACTCCCAAAGGAAAAGAGATCTTCTTTGATTCTTCCTGCCCTCTTCTTTACTTAGGAAAGGATGCGGATTTTTATTGGGACAAATCTTTGTATTATTCTTTCCAGGCCAGTTGTTTGCCGGATTCTCCTTATTCCTGGATCAGGATCAAAGCGGATCTGAGCGGAAATGTTTTAGTCGATAACCAACCCACAGAAGAACTCCAAGAAGGAGCACGTTATCTGGCAAAATTGAAATTAGAATCGGTAGAAAAGGATAAAATCGTATGGTCCGACGCGGAGTTGTTTCATGAATAAGTTTTGGATACTTCTCGCGGGTGCGGTCCTACTCTTTAATATTCCTGTTTTCTCTCAAACGAACGGGAACTCAGATCTTAAGACATTATTGAACGGTGTGGTCATTGTCAGAAGCGATATTTATCCGGATGCAACCGATCCACTGGAATTCGGGGACCAGGATCTTTCTCGAGATGTAGGTTCCGGATTCATTATTGCAGGAAATAGAATATTAACAAACGCTCATGTGATCTCCGAATCCAAGTATCTGAAGGTAAAACGTTTTAATAGTAGTAAATATTATAATGCAAAAGTGGAATTTATAGGTTTCGACTGCGACCTGGCTTTGATCTCTGTAGAAGACGAGGAATTCTTTTCGGGTGTAGAACCTCTGGAGATCACAGAAGAATCCCCTTCTCTCGGAAGTAATCTGTTAATGTTGGGTTATCCTGAAGGTGTGGAAAATCTCACTTTGGAAAATGGCCTGGTCAATCGTGTGGAAAGATTGAGATATTCTTTTACAGGTTTAGATTACAGAAAAGTAATTCGTGTAGGTGCCAATATTCTTCCCGGATATTCGGGAGGTCCTGCTATCCAAAACGGAAAAGTGGCAGGGATTATTTTCGAGGTCAGCCAGGTCCAAGGAAACACAGCATATCTTATTCCACCTGAAGTGGTACAACATTTCTTAAAAGATATCCAAGACGGGCAATACGACGGGTTTCCATTCGTAGGCTTTACTTTCCAAAATGGAAACTCCGAGTCCGTGAAAAAGTATTTGGGAGTTCCTCAAAATCTGCAAGGCGTGCTTGTGAATAAGGTATATCCGAATTCTTCATTTTCGGACGTTTTGCAAACCGATGATTTTTTGTATAAGGTAGACGAGGCTTATCTGAATAACGAAGGTGGACTTCTGGAATTTACAGGAAGAACGATCGTAGATCTGATCGAGCCAGGTTTTGTAGGCCAAAAACTCACTTTGTATTTTTATAGAAACGGTAAAAACTTTAAGATCCAAGCAGAGTTAAAAAAGACAGATTCCCTGGAATTATATAGAGATCGTCAGATCCGAAGCTTTTTAGGTGCCGGGCTTTTATTCCAACCCGTAAACCGTGCTTTATTCGGTAAAGAGAGCCAAAGAGTGGAAACTGCTCTCAGATACCATTACAGTTATTTTATACAGGACGATCTTTTCAAATTTACGGAAAGAGATCTGATATTGACTACGATCTTTCCGGATCCTCTCAACTCTAAATATCTAAATTATCGTTTCAAAATATTAGAATCCATTAATGGAAAGACCCCGGCCAATATCGCAGAATTTAAGGATTATTGGAAAAAATTCTCCAACGGGACCTTAGTTTTAAAATTCAGAGGTGTAGGACTTCCCTTGGTTTTAGATGCCAAAACAGTTAGGACCATAGATCTAAGGGTCAGAAAAAGATTCGATATCAAGTCCGACGAATCCAAGGAGGGAAAATGAGATCTAATAAAATAATATTTCTCCTAATCTTCTCACTTTTAGGGTTTTTAGATCAGGCAGAAGCAAAAGCGGATTCAGAATTTTCACTTCTCGTCCATTTTAGAAAATACTCTCATCATAATCCTTTCCAAAAAGGAACTCCTTACCAGAAAAAAGTACCGGCAATTCGTTTGGATGAAAGAACCGCACTTGCACTTTTAAAACCGGGAGAAGTTCCGTTATTCGCAGAGATCCATCCCGAAGAATCCGCAGGAAGAAAAGCATATTTCCAAAAAGTGGATTTGGATACAGGAATAGGCATCGTTCTTCTTCCTGAAAATTTCGGAAGATCCAAAAAGGTCTCCCCTATCGCACTCTTGGAAGAAAGTCCCAGGACCCAAGGAGCATGCTCAGCCTTCTTCACAAATTTTGAATGGGGAAGTTTAGAGTTTTCTAAATCGATTTTACCTCTGTCTAAACTTGCCAGAAAGGAAAACCAAGACGGGACCCGGAGTTTTCTTTTTTCAGGAAAAAAAGTCTGCGGCTTTACGGATGGGACTTGGAACGCAGGTGCGGAACTTCTTCGTAGATTTTATCAAAGTAGATTTTCTTCCCTTTCTCCTTTTCCTCACCCAGGTTTTTATGCGGAAGGTTCCTTAACTCCTGCGGAAGAAGATTATTATTTTCCGAAAGGTAGTGTAGGCGCAGTGGTCTCCGAAGTCCTTCCTGGGATCGGCCCAATGCACAATCTGTTTCCAGGTGACGCGGTTCTTTCCGTGAATGGAATTCCGGTTGCTTCTAAACAAAAACAGGTCTTGTATGATATCCTACTCAGTAAAGGTGGGTCTTATCTGAATTCCGGAGAATGGGTCAGTCTTTCACTGTATCGTGACGGTAGAAAAAGAGAGATACGCTACCAGCTAAGACCGTATAACGAGGATTCTTTTTTGATCCCGGAGAGTTCAGATAAGATCGCTCCTAAATATCTGATCGCGGGCGGATTACTTTTTACGGAACTCACTCACACTTATCTGAAAGAATACGGAGAAAAATACAAATCCTCCAGCGACAGAAAGTTAGTATACTTAGCTGAGAGTTATTCTAAAAAACTCCATCCGGAAAGAAGCCGTATCGTATTACTATCCAGAGCCTTCCCTGACGAAAAGAACAGGGCCTATCAGGAATTCCAAGATTTGATCTTAGAATCCGTGAACGACAAGATCGTGGATTCTGTAGAAGGTTTGAAAGCAGCCATTTCTGAAAATAAGGACGAATTTTTGATCTTTCGGTTTTCAGGAAATAAATTGGCGGTTTTTGATAAGTCAGAGTTAAAAAGTTTGGATGAAAGGATAAAATCCTTATATTCTCTTGATACTCTAGACAATATCCGCTGACAAAATTCTTGACTAGAATACCTTTCCGGTGTTTTCTTTTGTTTTCCGAATAACACCCTCAAGCATTCGGAAGTTCTGAATTAGGAATTTATTATGAAAATCCTTTTCGTTGATGACGAAGAAGTTATCCGAGATCTGTTCCAGGAAATTTTCGGCAGCGAGTACGAACTCGTTTTGGCCGGAACCGCGGAACAGGGCTTAAGCTTAGCCGAGTCGGAAACATTCGATCTGATCATCACCGATATTCGCCTTCCAAGGATGAACGGTATAGAGTTCATCACTAAATTAAGGGAGAAGGGAGTGGATACTCCTTTTATAGTCATCACAGGAAATCAGGACATCCAGATCTCTATCAACGCTCTCCGATTGGGAGCTGTGGATTTTTTCCTAAAACCTTTTCGGATGGAAGCGATCCGTTACTCTCTCTTAAGATTTAAAAATCTATTTTATGCGGGCAAAGACCTTGTGGACAAAAGAATGTTCCAGGTCCGGGAATCCAGACAGAAGTTCGCACTTCTACCTAGGCTTGGAAATTTGAATCAGTATGTCCATTTGATACTGAAGTCTCTGGCCCATCTTCCCAATCTGAATAACGAGGACCAACTCTCATTAAAAGTTGCATTATATGAATTGATAGGCAACGCTATAGAACATGGTTGTGCTCATATCAATTATCACCAAAAACAAGAGTTGATGTTCCAGGAGAACGATTACTTCTCCTATGTGGACAAGATCTGCGAATCCAAGGAAGAATGGATCCAGGTGGAAGTAGACTATGACGATACAAGAGTAACCGTTATCCTAGAAGACGGAGGAGACGGTTTTGATCCTGCAAGAGTCCCAGATCCAGTGCAAGATCCAAATGCAAGCCAACTTTCAGGCAGAGGGATCTTTTTAGTTCGTATGAATGTGGATTCTCTTTCTTATAATGACAAGGGAAACCAAGTCACTTTCGTAAAGAAGCTCCAAAAAGCGGAAGTAAAACAGAAACAGGCTTAAGCAGTCCATCCATCGGAAAAATAGAATATTCTAAAATCAGAATATTCTTCTCTTATTTTGCCGAAGGTTTGTAATACGCTAAAAAATAACCGCTGAGTAAAAACCAGGAAGGGATCTGTCCCAAGAAGAACGCTCCAGCTGCTCCCATGGTCCCATATTCCGGGATCAGAAGATTATCCAAAACTAATCCGAAGATCAATCTCACCAAAGCAAGTATCGCAAGTAACCTAGGTTGGCCCAAGGCGAATAAAGCCATTCCGAGCGGAGAGAATACCAATTGGAATAGATAATTCGGATACAATAACTGGAATACAGGAACAGACTCGGGATATTTTCCGGAAAATAATGCGGAGAAGACCCAATCTCCTAATAGCACCCAAGG
The Leptospira johnsonii genome window above contains:
- a CDS encoding alpha-glucosidase, which translates into the protein MRFFFITGVLFTFLLNCGSRFEKISPFSIPPQEFNLGNGVKAVLLPTELSFITSKGRILEFSFQNPFLSSAKGEQIVNYRKATFKIKDKILLECGSQTIESLGLGSGELLVKGKLTGKNCETEYTIRFVSSSNSGLDWKVEITNPELNRTYIKFKSDESESIYGLGEQFSHLNLKGKKPFLFSEEQGVGRGDQPITWGAELLEGAGGNEYSTYTPIPFFLTSRNRAFFFENSSYSVFDFEEDSEISIEFRERGLNVKSWKAASPKEILKLYTSHTGKFPNLPDWAYGTWFGIQGGKSIVLEKIEEAKLAGNPISALWIQDWVGQRKTVFGSQLWWKWFPDEDRYPDFKNFVKELNQKNIHVLGYINPMLATEGPLFEEAVKNHYLVKDKEGKDYIVQTAGFPAGLLDLTNPRTQTWIKNIIKQNLIGNGLSGWMADFGEWLPTDAVLFSKESAEIYHNRYPVEWAKLNREAIQEAGKEGQIVFFTRAGYSYSNKYSTSFWAGDQMVSWGRHDGIVSSLIGILSGGMSGLSLNHSDIGGYTTIPSPIKDYFRSKELFLRWAELNVFTPIFRTHEGNRPAKNHQPYSDSYTIKEFARYGQMHLALKEYFKFLNKEASELGLPLLRPLYLSYPEDGNTRDLQNQFLLGEDLLVIPVLEKGEDTVKGYLPKGEWEHVWTGKTFQGGVWIETPAPLGSPAIFLKKKGAWYEKLKSALSGFKKN
- a CDS encoding rhodanese-like domain-containing protein, whose protein sequence is MSHWSFLKTDLNEKQDLFIDCRSQAQYQESTLKGAYYFPFVKKAFASDPDSSKKLLGPIEEILALAKKEEKSRILVFDEGMGMFASRLVFLLRAAGFQNAFLIGQRWPVDGAKEKGSKELDCGPASKIRKLEGVIDKAFLEKNLTRLQIFDTRTPEEYDGKLPRLTAPEPGSLCGRLPGAFLWDWRMLYDASGELVDKTFFNKKLRGFPFMPERTTVIYDYNGARSSLLAMMLKEVGYNDVNVYVGSWFEWRKSNLPKQAANIYGQASAGASAPRVGGIDRKS
- a CDS encoding LIC11113 family protein — protein: MQNIFHLRTKRLLLSFTSLGVLLFFSVFIPESVSFAEEPQTQKANSRIGDFAEKEFQEGYRKYSKEKDARPLKEWFKQHGTVHFGECKFRSLPETEEIQYLALDCPGKKLNGFFYSGEERLRSPERIDSFKVKGPVKLGKAVYWELEFSAENLKAASSKPIPGGKSNPETKLVEKASTVNFGLQYFLSIAKHPIDRPTPKGKEIFFDSSCPLLYLGKDADFYWDKSLYYSFQASCLPDSPYSWIRIKADLSGNVLVDNQPTEELQEGARYLAKLKLESVEKDKIVWSDAELFHE
- a CDS encoding S1C family serine protease, with product MNKFWILLAGAVLLFNIPVFSQTNGNSDLKTLLNGVVIVRSDIYPDATDPLEFGDQDLSRDVGSGFIIAGNRILTNAHVISESKYLKVKRFNSSKYYNAKVEFIGFDCDLALISVEDEEFFSGVEPLEITEESPSLGSNLLMLGYPEGVENLTLENGLVNRVERLRYSFTGLDYRKVIRVGANILPGYSGGPAIQNGKVAGIIFEVSQVQGNTAYLIPPEVVQHFLKDIQDGQYDGFPFVGFTFQNGNSESVKKYLGVPQNLQGVLVNKVYPNSSFSDVLQTDDFLYKVDEAYLNNEGGLLEFTGRTIVDLIEPGFVGQKLTLYFYRNGKNFKIQAELKKTDSLELYRDRQIRSFLGAGLLFQPVNRALFGKESQRVETALRYHYSYFIQDDLFKFTERDLILTTIFPDPLNSKYLNYRFKILESINGKTPANIAEFKDYWKKFSNGTLVLKFRGVGLPLVLDAKTVRTIDLRVRKRFDIKSDESKEGK
- a CDS encoding PDZ domain-containing protein, translated to MRSNKIIFLLIFSLLGFLDQAEAKADSEFSLLVHFRKYSHHNPFQKGTPYQKKVPAIRLDERTALALLKPGEVPLFAEIHPEESAGRKAYFQKVDLDTGIGIVLLPENFGRSKKVSPIALLEESPRTQGACSAFFTNFEWGSLEFSKSILPLSKLARKENQDGTRSFLFSGKKVCGFTDGTWNAGAELLRRFYQSRFSSLSPFPHPGFYAEGSLTPAEEDYYFPKGSVGAVVSEVLPGIGPMHNLFPGDAVLSVNGIPVASKQKQVLYDILLSKGGSYLNSGEWVSLSLYRDGRKREIRYQLRPYNEDSFLIPESSDKIAPKYLIAGGLLFTELTHTYLKEYGEKYKSSSDRKLVYLAESYSKKLHPERSRIVLLSRAFPDEKNRAYQEFQDLILESVNDKIVDSVEGLKAAISENKDEFLIFRFSGNKLAVFDKSELKSLDERIKSLYSLDTLDNIR
- a CDS encoding ATP-binding response regulator gives rise to the protein MKILFVDDEEVIRDLFQEIFGSEYELVLAGTAEQGLSLAESETFDLIITDIRLPRMNGIEFITKLREKGVDTPFIVITGNQDIQISINALRLGAVDFFLKPFRMEAIRYSLLRFKNLFYAGKDLVDKRMFQVRESRQKFALLPRLGNLNQYVHLILKSLAHLPNLNNEDQLSLKVALYELIGNAIEHGCAHINYHQKQELMFQENDYFSYVDKICESKEEWIQVEVDYDDTRVTVILEDGGDGFDPARVPDPVQDPNASQLSGRGIFLVRMNVDSLSYNDKGNQVTFVKKLQKAEVKQKQA